In Natronomonas halophila, one DNA window encodes the following:
- the arsN2 gene encoding arsenic resistance N-acetyltransferase ArsN2 produces the protein MLPGSITLTSADAERMGWLEDLLEASGLPTGDLRTSEGRFFVASVGTERVGGGGLEIYGPDALLRSVVVPESKRGQGYGTALCDALEARAQANGVETLYLLTTTAEAFFDAHGYDVIDRETVPPEIRETGEFTDLCPKSATCMRKALDG, from the coding sequence ATGCTGCCCGGCTCGATAACGCTCACGAGCGCCGACGCAGAGCGGATGGGGTGGCTCGAAGACCTGCTGGAAGCCAGCGGACTGCCGACAGGAGACCTCCGAACGAGCGAGGGCCGGTTTTTCGTTGCCAGCGTGGGAACCGAGCGTGTCGGCGGCGGAGGCCTCGAAATCTACGGCCCGGACGCGCTCCTGCGTTCGGTCGTCGTTCCGGAATCGAAGCGGGGACAGGGCTACGGGACGGCACTCTGCGATGCGCTGGAAGCCCGAGCGCAAGCGAACGGGGTAGAGACGCTCTATCTACTCACCACGACCGCGGAGGCCTTCTTCGACGCGCACGGCTACGACGTAATCGACCGTGAGACCGTGCCGCCGGAGATTCGGGAAACCGGCGAATTCACCGACCTCTGTCCGAAGTCGGCGACCTGTATGCGAAAAGCCCTCGATGGCTGA
- a CDS encoding arsenite methyltransferase: MTDDTTTPDSDDGMLTAAEQHAAVRERYSRIAADADSSCCSSTDVCGETAADGATDRGYTEADLDTVAEGANLNLGCGNPTAIATLESGETVLDLGSGGGFDCFLAAQEVGESGRVIGVDMTAEMVAKARENVAKNDASNVEFRLGEIEHLPVADASVDVILSNCVINLSPDKPQVFREAHRVLRPGGRLAVSDVVRTADPPDDRFEALRADPTSVSACIGGAATVSALEAMLTDAGFVDVSITPKTDDSEFIREWDDELDLSDYVTAARIEAEKPASEPSNRPKTTE; encoded by the coding sequence ATGACCGACGACACTACCACTCCGGATTCGGACGACGGCATGCTCACCGCCGCGGAACAGCACGCCGCCGTCCGTGAGCGGTACTCCCGAATCGCGGCCGATGCGGACTCGTCCTGTTGTTCCAGCACCGATGTCTGCGGTGAGACGGCCGCTGACGGCGCGACCGACCGCGGCTACACGGAGGCGGACCTCGATACCGTCGCCGAGGGGGCGAACCTGAACCTCGGCTGTGGGAACCCGACCGCCATCGCTACCCTCGAGTCGGGCGAGACCGTCCTCGACCTCGGCTCCGGCGGCGGCTTCGATTGCTTCCTCGCCGCGCAGGAAGTCGGGGAGTCCGGCCGCGTTATCGGCGTCGATATGACCGCCGAGATGGTCGCGAAGGCCCGCGAAAACGTCGCGAAGAACGACGCCTCGAACGTCGAGTTCCGCCTCGGCGAAATCGAACACCTCCCGGTCGCCGACGCGTCCGTCGACGTCATCCTCTCGAACTGCGTCATCAACCTCTCGCCCGACAAACCGCAGGTGTTCCGCGAGGCCCATCGCGTCCTTCGACCGGGCGGCCGCCTCGCCGTCTCCGACGTGGTCCGGACCGCCGACCCGCCGGATGACCGATTTGAGGCCCTCCGGGCGGACCCGACGTCGGTATCGGCCTGTATCGGCGGGGCCGCCACCGTTTCGGCGCTCGAAGCGATGCTGACCGACGCCGGGTTCGTCGACGTCTCCATCACCCCGAAAACGGACGACAGCGAGTTCATCCGCGAATGGGACGACGAACTCGATTTGAGCGACTACGTCACCGCCGCACGCATCGAAGCCGAAAAGCCGGCATCCGAACCGAGTAACCGACCGAAGACCACCGAATAA
- a CDS encoding ArsR/SmtB family transcription factor translates to MSEQKPDSPTQDARPQTSNGCSTASHGLTNDDIADDVRALSTLGNDTRYEALRLIAEADEDLCVCEIEPALGVSQSAVSQALSKLFSAGLVERRKEGRWRYYTATPRAERLLDVLDETRP, encoded by the coding sequence ATGAGTGAGCAAAAGCCGGACTCCCCGACACAGGATGCCCGACCGCAGACGTCGAACGGCTGCTCTACGGCGAGCCACGGCCTGACCAACGATGACATCGCCGATGACGTCCGGGCGCTGTCGACGCTGGGCAACGACACCCGGTACGAGGCGCTTCGGCTCATCGCCGAGGCCGACGAGGACCTCTGCGTCTGCGAGATAGAGCCCGCACTCGGCGTGAGCCAGAGCGCGGTCAGTCAGGCGCTCTCGAAGCTCTTCAGCGCCGGCTTAGTCGAGCGGCGAAAGGAGGGCCGCTGGCGCTACTACACCGCGACGCCGCGGGCGGAACGACTGCTCGACGTTCTCGATGAGACCAGACCATGA
- a CDS encoding 2'-5' RNA ligase family protein, whose amino-acid sequence MADDGLASNPATFWNRRHELSLAPITDEDVRQRAGGRGRHLVLLARITDDTVRSRVEPILKRLDGFDCFAAQPTRNLHITVKVLGNVVENPQDEAEFAPEEEAELVAKLDDALEEATSFAVDIPRLNLFPDVVYAEVADDGRFAALNHRVCSIAGVPVRERDRTGFIPHLTLGHFTRRDGYERLLQYLERNRSLDLPPRPVSELELVALDFSDGRFPPYETVRTYDLSEP is encoded by the coding sequence ATGGCCGACGACGGGCTGGCTTCCAACCCCGCAACGTTCTGGAATCGTCGCCACGAGCTATCGCTTGCCCCGATAACCGACGAGGACGTGCGCCAGCGGGCGGGCGGCCGTGGGCGGCATCTGGTCCTGCTGGCCCGAATCACGGACGATACCGTCCGGTCCCGAGTCGAACCCATCCTGAAACGGCTCGATGGGTTCGATTGCTTCGCAGCACAACCGACGCGGAACCTCCATATCACCGTCAAAGTGCTCGGAAACGTCGTCGAAAACCCGCAGGACGAAGCCGAGTTCGCCCCGGAGGAAGAGGCGGAACTCGTCGCGAAACTCGATGACGCACTCGAGGAGGCCACCTCGTTTGCCGTCGACATTCCACGACTCAACCTCTTCCCGGACGTCGTCTACGCGGAGGTAGCGGATGACGGACGGTTCGCGGCATTGAACCACCGCGTCTGTTCCATCGCCGGGGTTCCTGTCCGGGAACGCGACCGAACGGGGTTCATCCCGCATCTGACGCTCGGCCACTTCACACGACGGGATGGCTACGAACGACTGCTTCAGTACCTCGAACGGAACCGTTCACTGGACCTTCCACCGAGACCCGTCTCCGAGCTCGAACTCGTCGCGCTGGATTTCTCCGACGGGCGGTTCCCGCCCTACGAGACGGTCCGAACCTACGACCTCTCCGAACCGTGA
- a CDS encoding zinc ribbon domain-containing protein, with amino-acid sequence MNGRGNRRRFVAAMLSFLQPGIGHVYLREWLRAALWGIVWAGSLLIVLTTAGVELSARNLLATTAGFFSVVEGFPIEAALAMFAVTVLATMDAYWLAARENHRTGEVPRCPNCGKELDPTLEFCHWCTARLDGE; translated from the coding sequence ATGAACGGACGTGGCAACCGACGGCGCTTCGTGGCGGCGATGCTGTCGTTTCTCCAGCCCGGCATCGGCCACGTCTACCTCCGGGAGTGGCTCCGCGCGGCCCTCTGGGGTATCGTGTGGGCCGGGTCGTTACTCATCGTCCTGACGACGGCCGGCGTCGAACTCTCGGCCCGGAACCTGCTTGCGACTACGGCGGGCTTTTTCTCGGTCGTCGAGGGCTTCCCGATCGAGGCCGCGCTGGCGATGTTCGCGGTGACCGTCCTCGCGACGATGGATGCCTACTGGCTCGCCGCCCGCGAGAACCACCGCACCGGCGAGGTTCCGCGCTGCCCGAACTGCGGCAAGGAACTCGACCCCACGCTGGAGTTCTGCCACTGGTGTACCGCACGACTCGACGGGGAGTAA
- a CDS encoding type I 3-dehydroquinate dehydratase, with product MTLTFDSFRLAASTADLSEESAAREHADCVEFRMDLADDPLDALAEYDGELPLLVTNRADWEGGEADDGGRIDALKRAIEHEAVEAVDIELAALEDGEGLDLVEAAEERDVSVVVSTHDFEGTPSKGELQSLLTRASTYGDVAKLAVTAESRADALALLGATHEMTGRGERVATMAMGEAGSHTRAVAPVYGSKIGYAPVDPEKATAPGQYDLETLRELVDRLT from the coding sequence ATGACCCTGACGTTCGATTCGTTTCGCCTCGCGGCCTCGACCGCGGACCTCTCCGAGGAGTCGGCGGCCCGCGAGCACGCCGACTGCGTGGAGTTCCGGATGGACCTCGCCGACGACCCCCTCGATGCGCTCGCGGAATACGACGGCGAGCTCCCGCTACTCGTGACCAACCGGGCCGACTGGGAGGGCGGCGAAGCCGACGACGGCGGCCGTATCGACGCGCTGAAGCGGGCCATCGAACACGAGGCGGTCGAAGCCGTCGACATCGAACTCGCGGCGCTGGAGGATGGCGAGGGGCTGGACCTCGTCGAGGCCGCCGAGGAACGCGACGTCTCGGTCGTCGTCTCGACCCACGATTTCGAGGGGACGCCCTCGAAGGGGGAACTCCAGTCGCTTTTGACACGCGCGTCGACCTACGGCGACGTGGCCAAACTCGCGGTGACGGCCGAAAGCCGGGCGGACGCACTGGCGCTGCTCGGGGCCACTCACGAGATGACCGGGCGCGGCGAGCGCGTGGCGACGATGGCGATGGGCGAGGCCGGCAGCCACACCCGCGCCGTCGCGCCGGTTTACGGGTCGAAAATCGGCTACGCGCCGGTCGACCCCGAGAAGGCGACCGCGCCCGGCCAGTACGACCTCGAAACGCTCCGCGAACTGGTCGACCGACTCACCTAA